The proteins below are encoded in one region of Casimicrobium huifangae:
- a CDS encoding BglII/BstYI family type II restriction endonuclease — protein sequence MTRLAVDPISALEERGFDIQYLSHAKSILFGEFGEQVHELAAVLSALSLPMTEIIGSGGGETKFTQRTRKSLDARGWKKHNFVVAKSIDGLEREATSHEVDHVRTVPGVGTIGCEIEWNNKDPFFDRDLENFKRLHADGAISVGIIITRGSSLQSKMMELVRRFASERNIVNFAWLAAAGVEPTPKQRAHISDRANRAKDPIDFAEAWTSNFVSNKFGAATTHWEKLQARVSRGVGNPCPLLLIGIPASIVVFDNATVEQLDEENSPSE from the coding sequence ATGACAAGACTTGCAGTTGATCCAATATCAGCGCTCGAAGAACGGGGCTTCGACATCCAATATCTTTCTCACGCCAAGTCAATTCTGTTCGGCGAATTTGGTGAGCAGGTACACGAATTGGCTGCTGTGCTTTCTGCGCTATCTCTTCCGATGACTGAAATCATTGGATCAGGTGGTGGTGAGACCAAATTTACGCAACGAACAAGAAAATCACTCGACGCCCGGGGTTGGAAGAAGCACAACTTTGTCGTTGCAAAATCAATCGATGGGCTCGAACGCGAAGCGACCTCGCACGAGGTTGACCACGTGCGGACGGTGCCGGGCGTTGGCACAATAGGTTGTGAAATTGAATGGAACAACAAGGATCCGTTCTTTGATCGAGACCTGGAAAATTTCAAACGTTTGCACGCGGACGGCGCCATCAGTGTTGGCATCATCATTACTCGGGGAAGTAGTCTCCAGTCGAAAATGATGGAACTGGTCCGAAGGTTTGCTAGTGAACGCAACATCGTCAACTTTGCTTGGCTGGCTGCTGCGGGCGTTGAACCGACCCCGAAGCAACGGGCGCACATCAGTGACAGAGCGAACAGGGCAAAAGACCCTATTGATTTCGCCGAAGCCTGGACAAGCAACTTTGTGTCAAACAAATTTGGTGCAGCAACCACGCACTGGGAGAAATTGCAGGCGCGAGTGTCGCGTGGGGTAGGCAATCCTTGCCCACTGCTGTTAATCGGAATACCAGCTTCGATTGTGGTTTTCGATAACGCGACTGTGGAACAGTTGGACGAGGAGAATTCTCCGTCGGAGTAA
- a CDS encoding DUF2087 domain-containing protein, protein MSTLLAADDAAHTITPAPSRPSANARPNPRTKADDRAIPLYVDNLSALAKSLREQLAPFAQAATLPSHVQLLNWLARAAGHRNYQALRAAATLQPASPPANVLPAGAFDASLTAHASKALTQFDERGRLSRWPHKFAVQRVAMWALWQRFDGRRTYTEREVNAVLNTWATYGDHATLRRELINMKLLGRKPDCSEYWKEPVRASDEVRAFLRALREQTQEALPPGSARRQTTAVAATSEA, encoded by the coding sequence ATGTCCACGCTTCTCGCTGCGGATGACGCAGCACACACCATCACTCCCGCCCCGTCGCGCCCTAGCGCCAATGCGCGCCCCAATCCGCGCACCAAGGCCGACGACCGTGCGATTCCCCTCTATGTTGACAACCTGAGCGCGCTGGCAAAGTCGTTGCGCGAACAGCTCGCGCCGTTTGCGCAGGCGGCAACCTTGCCGTCGCATGTGCAATTGCTGAACTGGCTGGCGCGCGCGGCAGGGCATCGCAATTATCAGGCGCTGCGTGCAGCGGCAACGCTGCAGCCCGCATCGCCACCCGCCAACGTGCTGCCCGCCGGGGCGTTCGACGCGTCGCTGACCGCGCATGCCAGCAAGGCACTCACGCAGTTCGACGAACGCGGTCGGCTCAGCCGCTGGCCGCACAAATTCGCCGTGCAGCGTGTGGCGATGTGGGCGCTGTGGCAGCGCTTCGATGGGCGCCGCACCTACACCGAGCGCGAGGTGAACGCGGTGCTCAACACCTGGGCCACCTATGGCGATCACGCCACGCTGCGTCGTGAGCTGATCAACATGAAGCTGCTCGGGCGCAAGCCGGATTGCAGCGAGTACTGGAAGGAACCCGTGCGCGCCAGCGACGAAGTGCGTGCCTTCCTGCGCGCGCTGCGCGAGCAGACGCAGGAGGCGCTGCCGCCGGGCTCGGCGCGACGTCAGACCACCGCCGTCGCAGCAACGAGCGAGGCTTAG
- the aceE gene encoding pyruvate dehydrogenase (acetyl-transferring), homodimeric type — MLMPTPPELLQATADSDPAETREWRDALDTLVAAAGPERARFILDRLVEHVRATGIAWRPELATPYQNSIPVQAQPNFPGDLAIEERLASLMRWNALAMVARANAAYGELGGHIASYASAADLFEVGFNHFFHARNDATGHGGDLVFFQPHSAPGVYARAFLEGRLSENDLNYYRRELGARAAGARGLSSYPHPYLMPDFWQFPTGSMGIGPISSIYQARFMRYLSHRNLLDCEGRKVWGVFGDGEMDEPESMSALTLAAREGLDNLIWVVNCNLQRLDGPVRGNGRIIDELEKLFSGAGWNVIKLLWGSDWDGLFARDESHALLHTFAQTVDGQMQTFAANDGRYNRENFFGQSEALRRLAQGMTDEQIDRLKRGGHDIVKIYAAYAAAAQHRGQPTVILAHTKKGYGMGSAGQGKMTTHSQKKLDETALIEFRNRFNLPLSDEQATSLAFYKPASDSVELRYLQDRRAKLGGYLPTRQTAAQALPVPAIASYAQFALAPDGKEMSTTMAFVRMLGNLLKDATLGPRIVPIVADEARTFGMANLFKQVGIYSSVGQRYAPEDIGSVLSYREALDGQILEEGISEAGAISSWTAAATSYSVHGFAMLPFYIYYSMFGFQRVADLIWAAADQQPRGFLLGATSGRTTLGGEGLQHQDGTSHLWAATVPNCKAYDPAFASEMAVIIDHGMREMLSEQRDVFYYVTLMNENYAQPDLPDDKRDGVIRGAYVFAEFAPTGVHGSTCSPRTEGVGSAVPGPASVDGSPRPESVSPVRGEPVEPHRGQHATLLGSGAILTEVIKAAQQLADEGAHVTVISVTSWSELARDGMRCDADDTLTPHLSDLLARTQGPVIAATDYARLVPESVRAWVPAGRRYVTLGTDGFGRSDTRAALRDHFGVDAVHIAAAARRALR, encoded by the coding sequence ATGCTCATGCCTACCCCACCCGAACTGCTGCAAGCCACCGCCGACAGTGACCCCGCCGAAACCCGGGAATGGCGCGATGCCCTCGATACGCTGGTCGCCGCCGCCGGGCCGGAGCGCGCCCGCTTCATCCTTGACCGGCTGGTGGAGCATGTGCGCGCCACCGGCATCGCCTGGCGACCGGAGCTGGCGACGCCGTATCAGAACAGCATCCCGGTGCAGGCACAGCCCAACTTTCCGGGCGATCTCGCTATTGAGGAGCGGCTGGCCTCGCTGATGCGCTGGAACGCGCTGGCGATGGTGGCGCGGGCCAACGCGGCCTATGGCGAGCTGGGCGGGCACATCGCGAGCTACGCTAGCGCGGCGGATTTGTTCGAGGTCGGCTTCAACCACTTCTTTCACGCCCGCAACGACGCCACTGGCCACGGTGGTGACCTCGTGTTCTTCCAGCCGCACAGCGCGCCGGGCGTCTACGCGCGGGCCTTTCTCGAAGGTCGCCTGAGCGAGAACGATCTCAACTACTACCGCCGCGAACTGGGCGCCCGTGCCGCCGGTGCGCGTGGCCTGTCGAGTTATCCGCATCCCTACCTGATGCCCGACTTCTGGCAGTTCCCGACTGGCTCGATGGGAATCGGCCCGATCAGCTCGATCTATCAGGCGCGCTTCATGCGCTATCTCAGCCATCGCAATCTGCTCGACTGCGAGGGCCGCAAAGTGTGGGGCGTGTTCGGCGACGGCGAGATGGACGAACCGGAGAGCATGAGCGCGCTCACCCTCGCCGCGCGCGAAGGGCTCGACAACCTGATCTGGGTAGTCAACTGCAATCTGCAGCGGCTTGACGGCCCGGTGCGCGGCAACGGGCGCATCATTGACGAGCTGGAAAAACTCTTCAGCGGCGCTGGCTGGAACGTGATCAAGCTGCTCTGGGGCTCGGACTGGGATGGCCTCTTCGCCCGCGACGAATCGCACGCGCTGCTGCACACCTTCGCGCAGACGGTGGACGGGCAGATGCAGACCTTCGCCGCCAACGACGGCCGCTACAACCGCGAGAACTTCTTCGGCCAGAGCGAGGCGCTGCGTCGTCTGGCGCAGGGCATGACCGATGAGCAGATCGACCGGCTGAAGCGTGGTGGCCACGACATCGTGAAGATCTACGCCGCCTACGCCGCCGCCGCACAGCATCGCGGCCAGCCCACGGTCATCCTCGCCCACACCAAGAAGGGTTACGGCATGGGCAGCGCCGGCCAGGGCAAGATGACCACCCACTCGCAGAAGAAGCTCGACGAAACCGCGCTGATCGAATTCCGCAACCGCTTCAACTTGCCGCTCAGCGATGAGCAAGCCACCTCGCTCGCGTTCTACAAGCCCGCGAGTGACAGCGTCGAACTGCGTTACCTGCAGGACCGGCGCGCGAAGCTCGGCGGCTACCTGCCCACCCGGCAGACGGCTGCGCAGGCACTACCCGTGCCTGCCATCGCTTCGTACGCACAGTTCGCGCTCGCGCCCGACGGCAAGGAGATGAGCACCACCATGGCCTTCGTGCGCATGCTGGGCAATCTGCTCAAGGATGCGACACTCGGCCCGCGCATCGTGCCGATCGTGGCCGACGAAGCGCGCACCTTCGGCATGGCCAATCTGTTCAAGCAGGTCGGCATCTATTCCAGCGTGGGGCAACGCTACGCGCCGGAGGACATCGGCTCGGTGCTCTCCTACCGCGAAGCACTCGACGGGCAGATTCTCGAAGAGGGCATCAGCGAAGCAGGCGCCATCTCAAGCTGGACGGCAGCGGCGACCAGCTACAGCGTGCATGGCTTTGCGATGCTGCCGTTCTACATCTATTACTCGATGTTCGGCTTCCAGCGGGTGGCAGATCTGATCTGGGCAGCGGCGGACCAGCAGCCACGTGGCTTTCTGCTCGGCGCGACATCGGGCCGCACCACGCTCGGCGGCGAGGGCTTGCAACACCAGGACGGCACCAGTCACCTGTGGGCTGCAACGGTACCCAACTGCAAGGCCTATGACCCGGCGTTTGCCAGCGAGATGGCCGTCATCATCGATCACGGCATGCGCGAAATGCTCAGCGAACAGCGCGACGTTTTCTACTACGTCACGCTGATGAACGAGAACTACGCGCAGCCTGATCTGCCCGACGACAAGCGCGATGGCGTGATTCGGGGGGCGTATGTGTTCGCCGAGTTCGCGCCGACGGGTGTTCATGGTTCGACATGCTCACCACGAACGGAGGGTGTGGGGAGCGCGGTGCCTGGTCCGGCGTCTGTCGATGGGTCACCACGACCGGAGTCCGTATCTCCCGTTCGTGGTGAGCCTGTCGAACCACACCGTGGCCAGCACGCCACGCTGCTCGGCTCCGGTGCCATCCTCACCGAAGTCATCAAGGCGGCGCAGCAACTCGCAGACGAAGGCGCTCACGTGACAGTCATTAGCGTCACCAGCTGGAGCGAACTGGCGCGCGACGGCATGCGTTGCGATGCGGACGACACGCTCACGCCCCACCTGAGCGACCTGCTCGCCCGCACACAGGGGCCGGTGATCGCCGCCACCGACTACGCGCGGCTGGTGCCGGAAAGCGTTCGCGCGTGGGTGCCTGCAGGGCGACGCTACGTCACGCTTGGCACCGATGGCTTTGGCCGCAGCGACACCCGCGCGGCGCTGCGTGACCACTTCGGCGTCGATGCCGTGCACATTGCTGCGGCGGCACGACGCGCGTTGCGCTAA
- a CDS encoding Lrp/AsnC family transcriptional regulator, translating to MQDHLDTIDLRILRELQQDGSLTNVELARRVNLSPSPCLARVKALETRGVIDRYVAIANPHALGLGLNVFISISLKEQSKSALAAFESRIAEHDEVMECYLMTGDSDYLIRVVVADIQALEKFILEQLSPIPGIEKIRSSFTLKQVRYKTALPVRAA from the coding sequence TTGCAAGACCATCTGGACACCATTGATTTGCGCATCCTGCGCGAGTTGCAGCAGGACGGCTCGCTCACCAATGTCGAGCTCGCGCGCCGGGTGAATCTGTCGCCTTCGCCCTGTCTGGCGAGAGTGAAGGCGCTCGAGACGCGCGGCGTGATCGACCGCTACGTGGCCATTGCCAACCCGCATGCGCTGGGGCTTGGGCTCAATGTGTTCATCTCGATCAGCCTCAAGGAACAGAGCAAATCGGCGCTGGCCGCATTCGAATCGCGTATCGCCGAGCACGACGAGGTGATGGAGTGCTACCTGATGACCGGCGACAGCGATTACCTGATCCGCGTGGTGGTGGCCGACATCCAGGCGCTGGAGAAATTCATCCTTGAGCAACTGAGCCCAATCCCCGGCATCGAAAAAATCCGATCAAGCTTCACGCTGAAGCAGGTGCGCTACAAGACGGCGCTGCCGGTGCGGGCAGCGTAA
- the argS gene encoding arginine--tRNA ligase codes for MQKEQLIEWLTSAIRKANLSDTAVPALERPKQAEHGDWATNIALQLAKPLGKNPREVATLLKATLDAQPNAMVSEVSIAGPGFINIRLNPAAKFSAVADALRLGDAFGTSTARKGEKVMVEFVSANPTGPLHTGHARQAALGDTLCNLLETQGCTVHREFYYNDAGNQIDNLARSVQLRAMGVEPGSALWPEDGYRGDYIVEIGKAYLERGGDVNDLNAIRSYAVNVLRNEQDKDLTAFGVKKFDCYYLESSLYTDGRVDKTVAGLKASGHTFEQDGALWLKTTDFGDDKDRVMKKATGGYTYFVPDVAYHVTKWERGFTQVVNIQGTDHHGTITRVRAGLQAMDAGIPKGYPDYLLHSMVRVMRGGEEVKISKRAGSYITLGELIEWVGKDAVRFFLVSRKADSEFTFDIDLALSQSEENPVYYVQYAHARICSVLREAAVSDEALRAADLGLLTHEKAEALATKLADYPALLATAARDLAPHLLPYYLREVAAAFHGYYAAERIRVEDPALRAARTALAAATARVLKNGLQLLGVSAPEKM; via the coding sequence ATGCAAAAAGAACAATTGATCGAGTGGCTGACCTCGGCCATTCGCAAAGCAAACCTCTCCGACACCGCCGTCCCTGCGCTGGAGCGCCCGAAGCAGGCCGAGCATGGCGACTGGGCAACCAATATTGCGCTGCAACTGGCGAAACCGCTGGGCAAAAACCCGCGCGAAGTCGCGACCCTGCTCAAGGCAACGCTGGACGCGCAGCCGAATGCGATGGTCAGCGAGGTCAGCATCGCTGGCCCCGGCTTCATCAACATCCGACTGAATCCTGCGGCGAAGTTCTCGGCGGTGGCCGATGCGCTGCGGCTCGGCGACGCGTTCGGCACCAGCACCGCACGCAAGGGCGAGAAGGTGATGGTCGAATTCGTCTCGGCCAACCCGACCGGGCCGCTGCACACCGGGCATGCGCGTCAGGCCGCCCTTGGCGACACCCTGTGCAACCTGCTGGAGACGCAGGGCTGCACGGTGCATCGCGAGTTCTATTACAACGACGCCGGCAACCAGATCGACAACCTCGCACGGTCGGTGCAGCTGCGCGCGATGGGCGTGGAGCCGGGCAGCGCGCTGTGGCCGGAGGATGGCTATCGCGGTGACTACATCGTCGAGATCGGCAAGGCGTATCTGGAGCGCGGCGGCGACGTCAACGATCTCAACGCGATCCGGAGCTACGCCGTCAACGTGCTGCGCAATGAGCAGGACAAGGACCTCACGGCCTTCGGCGTCAAGAAATTCGACTGCTACTACCTCGAGAGCTCGCTCTACACCGATGGTCGCGTCGACAAGACGGTCGCCGGCCTCAAGGCCTCGGGCCACACCTTCGAGCAGGACGGCGCGCTGTGGCTGAAGACCACCGACTTCGGCGACGATAAAGATCGCGTGATGAAGAAGGCGACGGGCGGCTACACCTACTTCGTTCCCGACGTCGCGTATCACGTTACCAAATGGGAACGCGGCTTCACGCAGGTGGTGAACATTCAGGGCACCGACCACCACGGCACCATCACACGGGTGCGCGCCGGTCTGCAGGCGATGGATGCCGGCATTCCCAAGGGCTATCCGGACTACCTGCTGCACAGCATGGTGCGCGTGATGCGCGGCGGCGAAGAGGTGAAGATCAGCAAGCGCGCCGGCAGCTACATCACGCTGGGCGAGCTGATTGAGTGGGTCGGCAAGGATGCCGTGCGCTTCTTCCTCGTTTCGCGCAAGGCCGACAGCGAATTCACCTTCGATATTGACCTCGCGCTGTCGCAAAGCGAAGAAAACCCGGTGTACTACGTGCAATACGCGCACGCCCGCATCTGCTCGGTGCTGCGCGAGGCAGCGGTGAGCGACGAGGCGCTGCGCGCGGCCGATCTCGGCCTGCTCACGCACGAAAAGGCTGAGGCACTGGCGACCAAACTGGCCGACTACCCCGCCCTGCTGGCCACCGCCGCGCGCGACCTCGCGCCACATCTGCTGCCGTACTACCTGCGTGAAGTCGCGGCAGCGTTCCACGGCTACTACGCCGCCGAGCGTATCCGCGTGGAGGACCCGGCATTGCGCGCAGCGCGTACCGCATTGGCCGCCGCCACCGCCCGCGTGCTGAAGAATGGCCTGCAACTGCTGGGCGTCTCGGCGCCCGAGAAAATGTAA
- a CDS encoding SPOR domain-containing protein, whose protein sequence is MDTSPQNKTASFLFGGLIGFVVGLVVAGVLAIWIYSASPFRPETTPPPKLDPIRPKSEAKTEAKPTGQTGALAKDENKPDAERIVQPGAASTSTPAAPAANAAAKTPAKPADPEPSPSAEPRGRLWLQVGAYANKQDAENQRARFAMLGYEAKIESADVPDKGTVHRVRVGPYRDPDEAGKVRGDLARQGIEVTVVKP, encoded by the coding sequence GTGGATACTTCCCCGCAGAACAAGACAGCGAGTTTTCTCTTCGGTGGCCTGATCGGCTTTGTGGTCGGTCTGGTCGTGGCGGGTGTACTGGCGATCTGGATCTACAGCGCCTCGCCGTTCCGCCCCGAGACCACGCCGCCGCCAAAGCTGGACCCGATCCGTCCGAAGTCCGAGGCAAAAACCGAAGCCAAACCCACCGGCCAGACCGGTGCGCTGGCGAAGGACGAAAACAAGCCCGACGCCGAGCGCATCGTGCAGCCGGGCGCTGCCTCGACCAGCACGCCTGCGGCGCCGGCCGCGAACGCCGCTGCCAAAACACCGGCCAAGCCAGCCGATCCCGAGCCGTCGCCCAGCGCCGAGCCGCGCGGGCGCCTCTGGCTGCAGGTGGGCGCTTACGCCAACAAGCAGGACGCCGAGAATCAACGTGCCCGCTTTGCCATGCTGGGCTACGAAGCAAAGATCGAATCGGCCGACGTGCCGGACAAAGGCACTGTGCATCGCGTCCGCGTCGGCCCCTATCGCGACCCGGACGAAGCCGGCAAGGTGCGCGGCGACCTCGCCCGTCAGGGCATCGAAGTGACGGTGGTCAAGCCCTGA
- a CDS encoding thiol:disulfide interchange protein DsbA/DsbL, translating to MVRWVKSLKWLALGFMAASVTAGAQEQLTEGKDYLRLKQPQAIESGAKIEVIEFYSYGCPHCKDLEEYLGPWIKKVPADVSFKRIPVAFQPAWVNLGKIYYTLEGLGREDLSGKVFSSLHGAGVKLNEEKVFFDWAASNGLDAKKVQEMWGSFAVNSKMNRAKTLAGNYQVDSVPMLFIDGKFKLQPHLLKGQHKDVPAALDFLIAKARAERNKK from the coding sequence ATGGTTCGCTGGGTCAAATCCCTCAAATGGCTGGCACTGGGCTTCATGGCCGCATCGGTCACCGCTGGTGCGCAAGAGCAGCTGACGGAAGGCAAGGATTACCTCCGCCTGAAACAACCGCAGGCGATCGAATCGGGCGCCAAGATCGAAGTGATCGAGTTCTACAGCTACGGTTGCCCGCACTGCAAGGACCTGGAGGAATACCTCGGCCCGTGGATCAAGAAAGTCCCCGCCGACGTCAGCTTCAAGCGCATTCCGGTGGCCTTCCAGCCGGCGTGGGTGAATCTGGGCAAGATCTACTACACGCTCGAAGGGCTCGGTCGCGAGGACTTGTCGGGCAAGGTGTTCTCGTCGCTGCACGGCGCCGGTGTCAAGCTGAACGAAGAGAAGGTGTTCTTCGACTGGGCCGCGAGCAACGGTCTTGACGCCAAGAAGGTGCAGGAGATGTGGGGCTCGTTCGCGGTCAACAGCAAGATGAACCGCGCCAAGACGCTGGCCGGCAACTACCAGGTGGACAGCGTTCCGATGCTCTTCATCGACGGCAAATTCAAACTGCAGCCGCACCTGCTCAAGGGCCAGCACAAGGATGTACCGGCCGCGCTTGACTTCCTGATCGCCAAGGCACGCGCCGAGCGCAACAAGAAGTAG
- a CDS encoding helical backbone metal receptor, which translates to MTHLPDAIGLRHARFHSPARLRIACLVPSITETLFALGLGDRVVARTGFCIHPEEGVREVLKVGGTKDVNVAKLIATEPTHVIVNIDENRKDTVDHLRRVIPNVIVTHPLLPEENATLFALLGHVFSAEDAALGLARELAAALANARNVGATRAAETVLYLIWKNPWMTVSRDTYVSAMLATVGWKTLPMQAEKRYPEIAADDSVWRNADRVFLSTEPYLFDDGHIAALRDDLHLQQPIELIDGEMTSWYGVRAIAGLKYLADLRRRHEQLSAPSRAVQGLIA; encoded by the coding sequence ATGACTCATCTGCCCGATGCCATTGGCCTGCGCCACGCGCGCTTCCACTCCCCCGCCCGCCTGCGCATCGCCTGCCTGGTGCCATCGATCACCGAGACGCTGTTCGCGCTGGGGCTTGGCGACCGTGTAGTCGCGCGCACCGGCTTCTGCATTCACCCCGAGGAGGGCGTGCGCGAGGTGCTGAAGGTCGGTGGCACCAAGGACGTGAATGTGGCGAAGCTGATCGCCACCGAGCCGACGCACGTCATCGTCAACATCGACGAAAACCGCAAGGACACCGTTGACCATCTGCGTCGCGTGATCCCGAACGTGATCGTGACGCACCCGCTGCTGCCGGAGGAGAACGCCACGCTGTTTGCGCTGCTCGGGCATGTCTTCAGCGCAGAAGATGCCGCGCTCGGCCTCGCGCGCGAGCTTGCCGCCGCCCTGGCCAACGCGCGCAACGTCGGCGCCACGCGTGCGGCCGAAACTGTGCTGTACCTGATCTGGAAGAACCCGTGGATGACTGTCTCGCGCGACACCTACGTCAGCGCGATGCTGGCCACCGTCGGCTGGAAAACGCTGCCCATGCAGGCGGAGAAGCGCTACCCGGAGATCGCGGCGGACGACAGCGTCTGGCGTAACGCTGATCGCGTGTTTCTGTCCACCGAGCCCTATCTGTTCGACGACGGCCACATCGCCGCGCTGCGCGACGATCTGCACCTGCAGCAGCCGATCGAACTGATCGACGGTGAAATGACCAGCTGGTACGGCGTGCGGGCAATTGCCGGGCTCAAGTACCTCGCTGATTTGCGACGCAGACACGAGCAACTTTCAGCCCCGAGCCGCGCTGTGCAAGGTCTTATTGCCTGA
- the dxs gene encoding 1-deoxy-D-xylulose-5-phosphate synthase, with protein sequence MSLLETINLPTELRALPQSELGGLCDELRAYVLDSVSKTGGHLSSNLGVVELTVALHYCYDTPHDRLVWDVGHQCYPHKVLTGRRERMNTLRQWQGLAGFPKRDESEYDTFGVAHSSTSISAALGMAVAAKAKGESRRVVAIIGDGAMTAGMAFEALNNAGAMDANLLVILNDNEMSISEPVGALNNYLARLLASNMYGAVRRMGKNMLSAIPPVSRFARRWEEHTKGMVLPGTMWEEFGFNYIGPIDGHDVNLLVDTLNKVKDRTGPQFLHVVTRKGAGYERAEDDPILYHGVPKFDHSAGIPAAPAVVPKKTYSDIFGDWLCDTAASDDKLVAITPAMREGSGMVRYSKEFPDRYFDVGIAEQHSVTFAAGLACEGLKPVVAIYSTFLQRAYDQLVHDVVLQNLPVLFAIDRAGLVGADGPTHAGSFDVAFMRCLPNMTIMSASSAAECRAMLSHGVALAAPAAVRYPRGAAHGAPDAAIAPLAHGKGVIARKANGNSKIAILAWGSMLHPTLAIADKLDATVANMRFVKPLDEALIRELAASHELLVTVEEASVPGSAGSAVAEFLADAGLGNRLLMLGLPDKFIDQGDPAVLLASVGLDAAGVERSIHAVIANAAVPAGKAAA encoded by the coding sequence ATGTCACTGCTTGAAACGATCAACCTGCCGACCGAACTGCGCGCCCTGCCGCAGAGCGAGCTTGGCGGCCTCTGCGACGAGTTGCGCGCCTACGTGCTCGATTCGGTGTCGAAGACGGGCGGCCATTTGTCGTCAAACCTGGGCGTTGTCGAGCTGACCGTCGCCCTGCATTACTGTTACGACACCCCGCACGACCGGCTGGTGTGGGACGTCGGCCATCAGTGCTATCCACACAAGGTGCTGACCGGCCGCCGCGAGCGCATGAACACGCTGCGCCAGTGGCAGGGTCTGGCCGGCTTTCCCAAGCGCGACGAGAGCGAGTACGACACCTTCGGCGTGGCGCATTCATCGACCAGCATTTCCGCCGCGCTCGGCATGGCCGTGGCGGCCAAGGCGAAAGGCGAGAGCCGCCGCGTGGTGGCCATCATCGGCGATGGCGCAATGACCGCCGGCATGGCATTCGAAGCGCTCAACAACGCTGGAGCGATGGACGCCAACCTGCTGGTGATCCTCAACGACAACGAGATGTCAATCAGCGAGCCGGTCGGCGCGCTGAACAACTATCTGGCGCGGCTGCTGGCCTCCAACATGTATGGCGCCGTGCGTCGCATGGGCAAGAACATGCTGTCCGCCATCCCGCCGGTGTCTCGTTTTGCCCGACGCTGGGAAGAGCACACCAAGGGCATGGTGCTGCCCGGCACCATGTGGGAAGAGTTCGGCTTCAACTACATCGGACCGATCGATGGCCACGACGTGAACCTGCTGGTCGACACGCTCAACAAGGTGAAGGACCGCACTGGGCCGCAGTTCCTGCACGTCGTCACCCGCAAGGGCGCGGGCTACGAGCGCGCCGAGGACGACCCGATCCTCTATCACGGGGTGCCGAAGTTCGATCATTCCGCCGGCATCCCGGCGGCGCCTGCCGTGGTGCCGAAGAAGACCTACTCCGACATCTTCGGCGACTGGCTGTGCGACACCGCCGCCAGCGACGACAAGCTGGTGGCCATCACGCCGGCCATGCGCGAAGGCTCGGGCATGGTGCGCTACTCGAAAGAATTCCCGGATCGTTATTTCGATGTCGGCATCGCGGAGCAGCACAGCGTGACTTTTGCTGCCGGGCTTGCCTGCGAGGGGCTGAAGCCGGTGGTGGCGATCTATTCCACCTTCCTGCAGCGGGCCTACGATCAGCTGGTGCACGACGTGGTGCTGCAGAACCTGCCGGTGCTGTTCGCCATCGACCGCGCCGGACTGGTCGGCGCTGACGGCCCCACCCACGCGGGCAGCTTCGATGTCGCCTTCATGCGCTGCCTGCCGAACATGACCATCATGAGTGCGTCCAGCGCCGCTGAATGCCGTGCGATGCTGTCACATGGCGTCGCGCTCGCGGCCCCCGCCGCCGTGCGCTACCCGCGTGGCGCGGCACACGGTGCGCCGGATGCTGCGATCGCACCGCTGGCGCACGGCAAGGGCGTCATCGCCCGCAAGGCCAACGGCAACAGCAAAATCGCCATCCTCGCCTGGGGCTCGATGCTGCATCCGACCCTCGCCATTGCCGACAAGCTCGACGCGACGGTCGCCAACATGCGCTTCGTCAAGCCGCTCGATGAGGCGCTCATCCGCGAACTCGCAGCCTCACACGAGCTGCTGGTGACGGTGGAAGAGGCCTCAGTACCCGGTAGCGCCGGCAGCGCCGTCGCCGAATTCCTCGCTGATGCCGGCCTCGGCAACCGCCTGCTGATGCTGGGCTTGCCCGACAAATTCATCGATCAGGGTGACCCGGCCGTGCTGCTGGCCTCGGTCGGGCTTGACGCCGCTGGCGTCGAGCGCAGCATTCACGCAGTGATTGCCAACGCTGCGGTGCCGGCAGGCAAAGCCGCCGCCTGA